In Eleutherodactylus coqui strain aEleCoq1 chromosome 11, aEleCoq1.hap1, whole genome shotgun sequence, a single window of DNA contains:
- the LOC136581911 gene encoding serine/arginine repetitive matrix protein 1-like isoform X2 → MEDLRAQIQEAVSQDGTGWLEELLLSYRTAAGAAEPEGPGTQPRRASEASPVGGEQLRGRPQRRKQPPARLSPSPANKRRGMRSSRGEDEAAAAAKTGSKMAPGSKRLAGKRPATRQRSPPASGSRRIEAQPSSTASAAAAPSATGQRALARKTAQTRSGAVMSQTEERGNTREGRVPRQHRRASQPERRAEGRQQKGRGTSRRGNITGTAATYSTPASTPASSPISSPASTPASSPTPEILSPGRAQRGRASRFEGSRSPTQSPLAAGQASRSHGMPSYYGANRPESSLYPGQQRGSHTTQRPSRHTSVVQPPATSMQHRCFVNPRYLDPRLQETLGYASQVSANYASSSRQGQGARRRRRDRARAIGLESRRPGQLEQAGSASSSSSGRARVDSRVDRSSSGEDRRDSEEHRHLLNVQVEPSSRDYRSYRSHGHSHGRSCGHQPGLAYQQRAQEATHKDSRQPTPDRRIRRRDTAGTSPLALPEVGRAAAEPWKIWIVGHSFVYWAERRAATRPPGRSLGLTDTVVNWYGVRGLQWPSLLKIITDISRWTPRRVILVVHAGGNDLGKIKLGDLLVLMKQDMLRFRECFQESMLVWSDIIGRRRWRGAKSPEAIENVRKVVNQRVSKFVHSLGGIAIRHWELEDRERGALRSDGVHLNEVGLDTFLSGLQDGVEAALARVRGVGRNAP, encoded by the exons ATGGAAGACCTGCGGGCGCAAATCCAGGAGGCAGTCAGCCAGGACGGCACCGGCTGGCTGGAGGAATTGCTGCTGAGCTACAGGACGGCCGCGGGAGCGGCGGAGCCGGAGGGACCCGGGACGCAACCGAGGAGAGCCAGCGAAGCGTCGCCGGTAGGAGGGGAGCAGCTGCGGGGAAGACCGCAGCGAAGAAAGCAGCCgccagcgaggctcagcccgagcccggcGAACAAGCGACGCGGAatgaggagcagcaggggagaagaTGAAGCGGCGGCCGCCGCGAAAACCggaagcaagatggcgccgggttCAAAACGTTTGGCGGGAAAACGGCCCGCCACGAGGCAGCGCTCACCGCCGGCGAGCGGGAGCAGAAGAATAGAAGCCCAGCCATCTTCTacagcatcagcagcagcagcacccagCGCAACAGGGCAGCGCGCGCTGGCGCGAAAAACAGCGCAGACGAGGAGCGGTGCGGTCATGAGCCAGACGGAGGAGAGAGGGAACACGCGGGAAGGGCGCGTACCCCGCCAACACCGCAGAGCATCGCAGCCAGAGCGCAGGGCGGAAGGTAGGCAGCAGAAGGGCAGGGGGACAAGTAGGAGGGGGAACATCACGGGAACAGCAGCCACCTATAGCACCCCAGCCAGCACCCCCGCCAGCAGCCCCATTAGCAGCCCCGCTAGCACCCCCGCTAGCAGCCCAACCCCTGAAATTTTAAGCCCAGGAAGGGCACAACGGGGGAGGGCTAGCCGGTTCGAGGGGTCACGTAGCCCGACCCAGAGCCCACTTGCAGCGGGCCAAGCGAGCCGTAGCCACGGTATGCCATCTTACTATGGCGCTAATAGACCGGAGTCTTCCCTATACCCGGGACAGCAAAGGGGGTCACACACCACACAGAGGCCAAGTAGACACACTTCAGTAGTGCAGCCACCCGCTACAAGCATGCAGCATCGGTGTTTCGTTAACCCGAGATACCTCGACCCAAGGCTGCAAGAAACGTTGGGTTATGCATCCCAAGTTTCAGCTAATTACGCTAGCAGTAGCCGCCAAGGGCAGGGCGCTAGGCGTAGGCGCAGGGACAGAGCCAGGGCGATAGGATTAGAATCCAGGCGTCCGGGCCAGCTAGAGCAGGCGGGCAGCGCTTCAAGtagcagcagcggcagggcaAGAGTAGACAGCAGAGTAGATAGGAGCAGCTCAGGAGAAGATAGACGGGACTCTGAAGAACATCGGCACCTGCTCAACGTACAAGTCGAGCCAAGTTCAAGAGACTACAGGAGTTACAGAAGTCATGGCCACTCGCATGGACGGTCGTGCGGACACCAGCCTGGTTTGGCCTATCAGCAAAGGGCGCAGGAGGCTACGCATAAGGACAGTCGTCAGCCCACGCCAGACCGCAGGATCCGGAGGAGGGATACAGctgggacatcacccttggcgctgccggaggtcggtcgagctg cTGCGGAACCGTGGAAAATATGGATTGTCGGTCATTCTTTTGTGTATTGGGCCGAAAGGCGGGCAGCAACTCGGCCACCAGGAAGGAGCCTGGGATTGACGGACACGGTGGTAAACTGGTATGGAGTTAGAGgcctgcagtggcccagtttgctgAAAATTATCACGGAcattagcaggtggaccccccggcgagtcattctggtcgtgcacgccggggggaacgacctaggaaaaataaaattgggCGATCTACTCGTCCTAATGAAACAAGACATGCTCCGTTTTAGGGAGTGTTTTCAGGAGTCCATGTTGGTCTGGTCGGATATCATCGGCAGGAGACGTTGGAGGGGGGCAAAAAGCCCCGAAGCAATTGAGAATGTCCGGAAGGTGGTCAACCAAAGGGTCTCGAAATTTGTGCATTCCCTCGGGGGGATTGCTATACGACATTGGGAgctggaggacagagagagaggtgcACTGAGGAGTGACGGGGTACACCTGAACGAAGTCGGGTTGGACACGTTCTTGTCGGGACTGCAGGATGGAGTCGAGGCTGCGCTAGCTCGGGttcgtggggtggggcggaatgcGCCGTGA
- the LOC136581911 gene encoding serine/arginine repetitive matrix protein 2-like isoform X1 yields MEDLRAQIQEAVSQDGTGWLEELLLSYRTAAGAAEPEGPGTQPRRASEASPVGGEQLRGRPQRRKQPPARLSPSPANKRRGMRSSRGEDEAAAAAKTGSKMAPGSKRLAGKRPATRQRSPPASGSRRIEAQPSSTASAAAAPSATGQRALARKTAQTRSGAVMSQTEERGNTREGRVPRQHRRASQPERRAEGRQQKGRGTSRRGNITGTAATYSTPASTPASSPISSPASTPASSPTPEILSPGRAQRGRASRFEGSRSPTQSPLAAGQASRSHGMPSYYGANRPESSLYPGQQRGSHTTQRPSRHTSVVQPPATSMQHRCFVNPRYLDPRLQETLGYASQVSANYASSSRQGQGARRRRRDRARAIGLESRRPGQLEQAGSASSSSSGRARVDSRVDRSSSGEDRRDSEEHRHLLNVQVEPSSRDYRSYRSHGHSHGRSCGHQPGLAYQQRAQEATHKDSRQPTPDRRIRRRDTAGTSPLALPEVGRADGSVQGPSSTGGGRGGTMPPSLMEAGRAELLKLVETSVTRATWNSYNSIWLHWLSLSGGAVADGEKARAATLDMLASLRKKRRSVGAAKKHLAGVAFLLKLHGKADVTKDFMFRQVIRGWKKEKTRVDKRRPITFSLLVRLLELLESVCDNSSEALLFRAAFSVAFFAALRIGELVPASKNKPGGLRHNDVIPSGESLRVCIRKSKTDMYGRGEWLAINSLGSKWCPVATVREYMSSRNICDQFFVHAQGTPLTRFQFSAVFRSSLRAAGLNASEFGTHSFRIGAATMADAHGMKEEDVKRLGRWKSQAYKSYIRPDLVLQ; encoded by the exons ATGGAAGACCTGCGGGCGCAAATCCAGGAGGCAGTCAGCCAGGACGGCACCGGCTGGCTGGAGGAATTGCTGCTGAGCTACAGGACGGCCGCGGGAGCGGCGGAGCCGGAGGGACCCGGGACGCAACCGAGGAGAGCCAGCGAAGCGTCGCCGGTAGGAGGGGAGCAGCTGCGGGGAAGACCGCAGCGAAGAAAGCAGCCgccagcgaggctcagcccgagcccggcGAACAAGCGACGCGGAatgaggagcagcaggggagaagaTGAAGCGGCGGCCGCCGCGAAAACCggaagcaagatggcgccgggttCAAAACGTTTGGCGGGAAAACGGCCCGCCACGAGGCAGCGCTCACCGCCGGCGAGCGGGAGCAGAAGAATAGAAGCCCAGCCATCTTCTacagcatcagcagcagcagcacccagCGCAACAGGGCAGCGCGCGCTGGCGCGAAAAACAGCGCAGACGAGGAGCGGTGCGGTCATGAGCCAGACGGAGGAGAGAGGGAACACGCGGGAAGGGCGCGTACCCCGCCAACACCGCAGAGCATCGCAGCCAGAGCGCAGGGCGGAAGGTAGGCAGCAGAAGGGCAGGGGGACAAGTAGGAGGGGGAACATCACGGGAACAGCAGCCACCTATAGCACCCCAGCCAGCACCCCCGCCAGCAGCCCCATTAGCAGCCCCGCTAGCACCCCCGCTAGCAGCCCAACCCCTGAAATTTTAAGCCCAGGAAGGGCACAACGGGGGAGGGCTAGCCGGTTCGAGGGGTCACGTAGCCCGACCCAGAGCCCACTTGCAGCGGGCCAAGCGAGCCGTAGCCACGGTATGCCATCTTACTATGGCGCTAATAGACCGGAGTCTTCCCTATACCCGGGACAGCAAAGGGGGTCACACACCACACAGAGGCCAAGTAGACACACTTCAGTAGTGCAGCCACCCGCTACAAGCATGCAGCATCGGTGTTTCGTTAACCCGAGATACCTCGACCCAAGGCTGCAAGAAACGTTGGGTTATGCATCCCAAGTTTCAGCTAATTACGCTAGCAGTAGCCGCCAAGGGCAGGGCGCTAGGCGTAGGCGCAGGGACAGAGCCAGGGCGATAGGATTAGAATCCAGGCGTCCGGGCCAGCTAGAGCAGGCGGGCAGCGCTTCAAGtagcagcagcggcagggcaAGAGTAGACAGCAGAGTAGATAGGAGCAGCTCAGGAGAAGATAGACGGGACTCTGAAGAACATCGGCACCTGCTCAACGTACAAGTCGAGCCAAGTTCAAGAGACTACAGGAGTTACAGAAGTCATGGCCACTCGCATGGACGGTCGTGCGGACACCAGCCTGGTTTGGCCTATCAGCAAAGGGCGCAGGAGGCTACGCATAAGGACAGTCGTCAGCCCACGCCAGACCGCAGGATCCGGAGGAGGGATACAGctgggacatcacccttggcgctgccggaggtcggtcgagctg ATGGAAGCGTTCAGGGACCGTCATCCAcaggcggaggccgagggggCACGATGCCCCCCTCACTTATGGAAGCTGGTAGAGCAGAATTACTGAAGCTGGTGGAGACATCGGTCACGCGTGCGACGTGGAACAGTTATAATTCTATCTGGCTACATTGGCTTTCATTGTCAGGCGGTGCCGTCGCCGACGGCGAGAAGGCGCGGGCGGCGACGCTGGATATGCTGGCATCTTTGCGCAAAAAACGGCGGTCCGTCGGGGCAGCAAAAAAGCACTTAGCCGGCGTAGCGTTTTTATTAAAACTCCACGGCAAGGCGGATGTTACGAAGGATTTTATGTTCCGCCAAGTAATACGCGGCTGGAAAAAGGAGAAGACGCGCGTTGACAAGCGACGTCCGATCACGTTTTCCTTGCTAGTAAGGCTTCTAGAACTTTTAGAAAGTGTTTGCGACAATAGCTCGGAAGCGCTGCTATTCAGGGCAGCTTTTTcggtggcgtttttcgcggcattgcgCATCGGTGAGTTGGTCCCGGCTAGTAAAAACAAGCCGGGCGGCCTTCGCCACAACGACGTTATTCCCTCGGGGGAGTCTTTGCGGGTATGCATTAGAAAGTCCAAAACAGACATGTACGGCAGAGGTGAGTGGTTAGCGATTAACAGCCTTGGCTCCAAGTGGTGCCCGGTAGCCACGGTACGCGAGTATATGAGCTCGCGTAACATCTGTgaccaattttttgttcatgcgcAGGGCACACCCCTCACCCGgttccaattttcggcggtttttCGTTCATCTCTACGCGCGGCAGGCCTGAATGCGTCCGAATTCGGTACGCATTCTTTTAGAATAGGGGCGGCAACCATGGCAGACGCACATGGTATGAAGGAGGAAGACGTAAAACGTCTGGGcagatggaagtcgcaggcctACAAATCATACATCAGACCAGACCTAGTGTTACAGTAA